TAACCAGAATTACGAGGAAGTTGAATAATATCAAATCTCTGGTTGAAGATTTTTCTTATGGTGATGACTCTATGGATTCAACTTCTTGTCCATCTTGATTTATCAGCACAATCTGTCGCTGGTTAGGATCAAATCGATATCCTTGTTCTTGCCTAATACTTTTAGCTTGATGCGGATCAAAGTTACGGCTAAATTCTGCCCGCAAAGTATTTACACGCCCTTCCATCAGCTTGACTTCAGTGCTGATTTCTCGTAACTTTTCTTGCTGTAACGACTGTTCAGGCAGAAGTTTGATTAGCGCAGATGCTGCTACTGCTGTAATGACAAGATTAACCGCTATCTTTGCTGTGCCTTCCAGAGCCATCATCTGGTAAGAACGTTGACGAAGATGTCGTTTTGGTCGAGGAACAACCCGCGGTTTTTGTGTAGGTTGTAGCGGTGGTCTAGACGGTTGAATCGCGTTCATGATGCTAAGAAGAACCTTGCTGAGTGAAGAGAAGCACCGTAAAAGTGCGCTAGCACTATTTACTGCTTGATGTTAGCAGCCATATTACTTCATTTTTTGCAAATTGCTACACGTGTTGTATGAGTTTAAAAAGAACCTGGCTTACGTAAGTGCAGATTTTACAGCTACAGTTTGGGGCTTGATGCCACAAAAGCCTGAATACTGCACTTTGTATAGCCAGGATGACTAGTTTGCTAACAGTGTCAAATGGTAGCGTTATTTATAAAGTTCGGTGGCTAAGCGCCAAGCCAGAACTCCTGGGATCAACGCTACAACCAGAGCGATATAGACTTGAGTATCCGAGATGGAAGTTACTTGAGCAAGGTACAGAGTATCTAATATAGCCATGAGTTGAAACCTCCTAACCTGAATAGATTTTGAACAGTTCGTTTACTACTTTTCCTTGTTTTGCCAAAATTGTGGAATATCTTGTTACAAGATGCAACAAAAGCAGTTATTAGTCAGTGTAGTTAGCGATTATTTATTATAAAAATTCATAAAACTATGGATTTGTATCTGGGTATCGACTTCGGCACGTCTGGCGCACGCGCTATGGTGATTGACGATGATGGTTGTATCCAGGCTGAGGCACGATATTCTTTTGAGGATTCATCTGCTGCTGTTATGCCGTCTATTTGGCAGCAGGCTTTGTTTATGCTTGTGGAACAGATACCTGAAGGATTGCGGCGAGAAATTAAAGCGATCGCAATTAATGGTACTTCTTCCACCGTCCTGCTAGTCGATGCCACTGGCGAACCTGTAGATACACCACTACTGTACAATGATGCGCGGGGATCAGTTGTTTTAGAGCAGTTGAGGAGTGTAGCACCGCCTAATCACACAGTTTTGAGTTCAACCTCCAGCCTTGCCAAACTGCTGTGGATGAGGCAATTACCCTCGTTTAGCAAAGCCAGATATTTTCTGCATCAAGCCGACTGGCTGGCATTTCTCCTGCATGGAAATTTAGGTATTAGCGACTATCACAATGCTTTAAAGCTGGGTTATGACGTGGAGCAGTTAAAATACCCAGAATGGCTGGAAAAGATGCAAATACCAATTCAGCTACCCAAAGTTTTATCTCCTGGGACTCCAATTGCGGAATTACGCCCAGAAGTTGCTGATAAATTTCATTTACGGCGTGATTGCGTGGTATGTGCTGGGACAACTGATAGTATTGCGGCTTTTCTGGCGAGTGGGGCAAAATCGCCTGGGGAAGCAGTGACTTCTCTGGGTTCGACACTAGTACTAAAACTTTTGAGTCGTACCCGTGTAGAGGATGCGCGATATGGAATTTACAGCCATCGCTTGGGTGATTTGTGGCTAACTGGAGGTGCTTCTAATACTGGGGGTGCAGTGCTAAAGCAATTTTTCACTAATGATGAGTTAGAAAGCCTTAGCCGTGAGATTCATCCATCGAAAGCCAGTGAGTTAGATTATTATCCCTTGTTGAAAGCAGGCGATCGCTTTCCGATTAATGATCCAAATCTCCCCCCAAGACTAGAACCACGCCCAGATAATTCTGTGGAATTTCTACATGGGTTGTTAGAAAGTATTGCCCGTATAGAAGCACAAGGGTATGAATTACTACAAAAAATGGGGGCGGACAAGTTGACGCGTGTTTATACTGCTGGGGGTGGCGCGGCAAATCATACTTGGGCTGCAATTAGGGCGCGTCATTTGCAGGTTGATGTAGTCGCATCGGTATATACAGAGGCTGCTTATGGTACAGCACTTTTAGCAATGCAGGCAATTTAAGAAGGAGAAGCAATTCAAAATTCTATCTTCTAAATCCGTATCTCTCCCAGTGACAATCAATAATATCTCGGCCGATACTAGGTAAATTAGATACCGGACTATAGGGTTCCAGGTTCATCATCTGGGCAGCTATTCGGGGGTGGGTGCTTCGCGACAAGCGAATGTCATCTATCCCCTTTACTAATTTTAGAAATATAAAGCTTATTGTTAGAACTTACGCATCGTGACGAAATTAGGTCATTGCGTTAAGCGAAGTGAAACAATCTCAAACCTTGATTTTACGTCGAGAGTGCGTAACTCCTGATTGTAAAAACACTAGTGGCGTGACACAGCTAAACTTGTGCATTAGATTTTTAGATCCCCCTAAATCCCCCTTAAGAAGCAAGGCTGTTTTATTCCATCTCAAACAGGATTTGTCAAGATGGTTAGCGAGAAAATTGTAAGTAAGGGTGACTAAGAGATGAACTTTTAAACACTTAAACAACAGTAAAATTGTTCATTTTCTCGTGACTTAACTACTCAGCTAACTCAACTCCAAAGTGATTTGTTTGGAGAAGGTGAGTTATCTACAATTATTAATAATTTAAGGCAAGAACTTCTTCAAGAAATAGCAGAGCTAGAAACAGAGATAGCTGCTTTAACTACTAAAGTAAATACTGTAGAAGTTAATTTAAGAGATTTAGTCAGTAATTTAAATAGTTTAAGCCAGCAAATTCAGGGGCTTAATGCTAGTAAAGCTAATATAAATAGTCCTACTTTTACTGGGATTCCTAAAGCACCCCAGCCATTAGCTAGCTCCAATGATGACCAGATTGCAACTACTGCTTTTGTTAAGTCTTTTGCTTTACCTATTGGTGTAGTTCTTCCTTATGGAGGAGATAATCCTCCAGATGATAGCTTTATGCTTGCAATTGGACAAGCAGTAAGTAGAACTACTTATCCTGTATTGTTTAGCAGATTTGGTACTAGATATGGTGTAGGAGATGGCTCCACTACTTTTAATCTACCTAACCTTAGTTACAGAGTTCCTATTGGTTCAGGACAGTCTAGTACCAAACAATATAATTTAGGAGAAACAGGAGGAGAAGAAAAGCATACTCAATCTGTCTCTGAAATGCCTGGTCACTCTCATACTGCCACCCAAGCTGCTCACACGCACAATGTCTCTGCTCAACCCCACTACCATAATCTCAATGGCTATGCTTATGATAATAATGCAGGAGAAGATGGAGATGGCTCTGGCTCTGCTTATGGAGTTCCTCCAGGAGGAGAGAGAACTCAAAATGCTAATGTAGTTATCAATGAAGTCAGCCAAGCACCTGCAATTAGTGTAGCTAATTCTGGAGGAGGGCAGGCAATGAATGTTATGCAGCCTTATTTAGTTGTTAACTTTATTGTGAAGGTTAAGTAGATTAGTAACCTTGCTTTATTTCATTTTCCATCCAGAATCCAAGACCTACTGAAATAAATAATATTATTGTAAAAAATCCAACTAGTCCCATATCTCCTTTATTCAATACAGAGAAAATAACTCCAATCCAAGGAAGACTTATAAATCCATAGAAAGCAAACCTAATCATGCGAGGCAGCTTTTTAAACACTTCCCCAAACACCATTGCTACTCCAACAAAGCCTAATACAATAAGTGGAAGAAGTAATTTTCCTAAAACCTTGTAAAGTAAAATTTCCATAATCAATCTTTAAATTTAACAAGTGATTTTACTTTACTTATTAAAAGCTGCCTTCTCCTACCCCAAATATACTTACCTTTTAATTACTTGTATTAAAAAGCAGGGGTAATTACTTACCTCTGCTTCCTAATACATATAAATAATTTATTTACTTTAAACTGCTACTGGTAGATTAGCTGACTTCAACTCTAACTCTAACCTTGATGATTCTTCATACTTTTTCCAGCCAAGCACGTTATCTGTAGCTCTTACCCCATTAAACATATCACTAAAACTAGAACAGTATTTAGGACTGCCACTAGGATTAGCTCCAAAGACATCTTTGCAGAAAGCCCTAATATTAGTTACTGATACAAGAGACCCACTAGGGGAAACTAATTTATATTCTTTAGCAAAGATATTAGTATATCCTGCTTCCATATCAGAGTAATCAGCAGGATAATAAACTATCCTTGCTCCATTACTTAATTTGAATACTTGAGGATAATTTTCATTCCTTAAGCTACACTTTAGCCTATTGAAAGCAGCCTCTACATTCTGGTCTTTCTTTAAGATCATAACTACAACTTAACTAAGATTAAAATCTAGACAGCTATTAGATAGCTATATTTATTATAGTCTCTGTTTTATCTCTTGAATTTTCTCTACATAAGAAATTAAATAATCAAGTAGAACTGACTTTTCTCAATTAAATAAATCAATTGATTCAGGAACTATTCCTTTAAAATAGATAGCTGAGTAGATGATTTGACCTATTTGCTTTAATTCAATTTTTCCCTTTACTTGAACTTTTGCAATGCCAATAAGCCAGCACCATAAGCTGGTTCATACCTTGGAAAAATAACTTGAACAGAAGAAAACTTCTTGATAATTGATGCCTGAAATCTTTCATGCATTTTGGATCTACCTCGCCACACACTTCCTGTTGTGACTACTTCTAAAACTGAGTCATAACTAAATATGGCATCAATTACTGTAGAGGTTGCTTTTACCAACTCTTGCACAGCATCATCAATAATATTATTGGCTACTTCATCACCAGATGCTGCTGCAAAATCCACAATTGGTGCTAAAGCCGCTATCTGCTTTACTCCCCACCCTTGCCGATATATTACTTCTATTAAATCTTCTATACTCGCCAAATTAAGATGCTGTTTAAAAGCCTTTATCAAACTTGTTTGCTTCTCACGCCCATCATAGGCTTTTAATGCTGCTTGCATCCCAGCGACAGCAATTTTATAGGCGCTACCTTCATCTCCTAAAATATAGCCCCAGCCACCAACTCGCTTGGTTTCTCCTTGGTGATTTCGTCCAAAGACTATTGAACCAGTTCCTGCTGCAACTACAATTCCGACATCATGACCAATTCCACCAACTAAAGCAACCAAGGCATCATTACAAATTACAATATTAGATGGTTTTACATCCCAGATAATAGGTAGCACTTTACTATTCTGCAACTCTTCTACTAAACCTTTGATTACTTCGATATCTGCTGCACGACCTATACCTGCTAAACCTAAGTAGATAGCTTCAATCTTCACAGTATTTGTAATCTTTCTCGTCTCATCTATCGTAGCGTGAATTGCAGATTGGATTGATTGTAAAGTTGCTTCAATACCGATACTTTGATAGTTAGATGCGCCAGCTTCACCGCGTCCTAGTACTTGACGCGCATCATCCATCAAGACACAAACAGTCTTGCTACCGCCGCCATCTATTCCCAAAACATAACTCATAAACTGGGACTCTTCGACTTTTCTTGTAAAGGAATGAAAAAGATAGCAATCATTCCGGGAATTGTTAGCAAACAAACCAAGACAAAGAATAATGGATAGCCTAATGTTTTTTGTAGATAACCACTAATTAATCCCGGAAGCATCATACCTAAAGCCATAATGCCCGTGGAAATAGCAAAGTGAGAAGTTTTATATTCGCCTTGGCAAATATACATTAAATAGACACTAAAAGCTGTAAACCCAAAACCATATCCAAATTGCTCTAAGGAAACTAGGGGATAAACTAAGGTTAGGGAAGGTTTTGTATAAGCCATATATACATAAAATATATCTGGTAAGTTCAAAGCTAAAGCCATAGGAAACAGGCATTTTTTTAACCCGTATTTGGAAATAAACATACCTCCTAAAATGCCGCCGCAAATCAGAGAAATTACACCAAACGTTCCATAGACTAATCCGACTTCTGATGTTGATAGTCCTAAACCACCTACTTCTGGTTTGTCTAATAAAAATAAAGAGGCTATTTTGACAAGCATTGCCTCACCAAGTCTGTAAAGCAAGATAAATGCTAAAATATATACAATCTTTTCTTGTGCAAAATATGAGCTAATAATTGTCCAAAAGGGTATCTTTTCTATAGCTTCTGGCTGCCGCTGATCATCTGACTCAGGTATGGGTAAAGCTAGGCGATGAAATATAAAAGTTATTGCTAAAATTAAGGCTGAAAAGCTAATAGCTATAGTCCAGCTTAAAGGAATATTGTTGAGAGATACTTCAAGCTGTCCAGCTAAGACTACTAATATTCCAGAGCCAAAAATTACGGCCATTCTATAAAATAAAGAGCGAATGCCAACAAAGAATGCTTGTTGTTCTGGAGATAAAGCCAGTAAATAGAAGCCATCTGTGGCAATGTCGTAGGTGGCAGAAATGAAAGCTCCAACTGTTAATGCTGCGAGGGAGATGAAGAAGAAGTTTGGCAGTTGTAAGCAAAAGGCTATTAAACCTAAACAACCAAACATGGCAAATTGGGTATAAAGTATCCATTTGCGTTTGGTAGAGTAAATATCGACAATTGGACCCCAAAACATTTTGATGACCCAGGGTAGATAGAGAAAACTTGTCCATAAGGCAATTTGAGCGTTATCTATTCCGAGTTTTTTGTAAAAGATCACGGAAACTGTGTTGATGATGACGTAAGGTATGCCGGAGGCAAAATATAAGGTGGGGATGAATGTCCAAGGGGAGGTTGTTTGATGTTTCATGGGTTTATTAAACGAACCGCCAAGACGCCAAGTGCGCCAAGAGAAGATTAAGAAAGGATAATACGCTTGATGCCGCCTTTGAGGAGGGGGACGTTAAAGTTAATGAGGAGAGCTAGCGGGTAATTAGTCATTTTAAGGTAAGAGAGGACTTGAGCTTCATGAACGGGGGCTAAATTTTGCACAGCTTTCAATTCCAGAATTAGACAATTAGCAACTAAAAAATCTAATCTACCTTTACCTACTTCATGTCCTTTGTAATTTACTGTTATTGACTTTTCAACAACGTGAGGTATGCCGCACCTGAAAAATTCTATAATTAGCGCTTCCTTATACACCTCTTCCAAAAACCCAGGCCCCAACACTCGATGTACCTCAATCGCCGCCCCAATCACTGAATAAGCTAATCTATCCACTTCCTGACTTGGCTCTCTTCTCTTGGCGTCCTTGGCGTCTTGGCGGTTCGTTTCCATTAAACCCTCTCCAACCCTGTGGCAAAATTTATTAGAGTCCTTCCAAAAGTAGTTTTCCCAGCATGACCGTAACTATTGCCAACCTCCCCAGTCTCTACGACCCCTTTACCACTGAAGCCAAGTGGCAAAAATTCTGGGAAGAGAACCAAATCTACAAAGCTGACCCCAACAAAGGCGGTGAACCTTACTGCATCGTCATCCCCCCGCCTAACGTCACCGGCAGCTTGCACATGGGTCACGCTTTTGAAAGTGCGTTGATTGATACCCTCGTGCGCTATCACCGGATGCAAGGTCGCAATACGCTGTGGTTACCCGGAACTGACCATGCCAGTATTGCTGTGCATACAACATTGGAAAAGCAGCTCAAGGCAGAGGGTAAAACTCGCTATGAGTTGGGGCGCGAGAAATTTCTAGAACGCGCTTGGCAATGGAAGGCGGAGTCTGAAGGAACAATTGTTAATCAGCTGCGACGTTTGGGTGTCTCGGCAGACTGGTCACGGGAAAGGTTTACATTGGATGAGGGCTTATCTAAAGCTGTTTTGGAAGCCTTTGTTCGTCTTTATGAGGAAGGCTTAATTTATCGTGGTGAGTACTTAGTTAACTGGTGTCCAGCTACCCAGTCAGCAGTATCGGATGTGGAGGTGGAACCTAAAGAGGTTGATGGCAATCTCTGGCACTTCCGCTATCCGTTTACAGATGGTTCTGGTTATGTGGAGGTGGCGACGACTCGACCAGAAACAATGCTGGGTGATACGGCAGTAGCAGTTAATCCTAATGACGATCGCTACAAACATCTAATTGGCAAAACCATCACTCTGCCAATTGTACACCGGGAAATTCCGATCATTGGCGATGAATTTGTTGACCCCACTTTCGGTACTGGTTGCGTGAAGGTGACTCCCGCCCATGACCCGAATGATTTTGACATGGGTAAGCGTCACAATCTGCCGTTGATCAACATTATGAATAAGGACGGCACGCTGAATGAGAATGCCGGGGAGTTTCAAGGACAAGACCGCTTTGTTGCTAGAAAGAATGTGATTTCTCGCTTAGAGGCAGACGGCTTTTTAGTGAAAATTGAGGACTATAAACATTCTGTTCCTTATAGCGATCGCGGTAAAGTACCTATTGAACCCCTATTGTCTACTCAGTGGTTTGTTAAAATTCGCCCCTTAGCTGACAATACTCTAGAATTCCTTGACCAGAAAAATTCTCCTGAGTTTGTCCCCCAACGTTGGACAAAGGTATATCGTGACTGGTTAGTGAGTCTTCGAGATTGGTGCATCTCCCGGCAATTGTGGTGGGGACACCAAATTCCAGCTTGGTACGCTGTCAGTGAAACAGATGGGAAAATTACCGATAACACGCCGTTTGTGGTCGCGAAATCAGCAGATGAAGCTTGGGAGAAAGGCAAAGCGCAATTTGGTGAAAATGTCAAGTTGGAACAAGACCCAGATGTATTGGATACTTGGTTTTCTTCTGGACTTTGGCCGTTTTCGACTTTGGGCTGGCCTGAACAAACTCAAGATTTAGCAACTTATTACCCGACTACTACTTTAGTAACTGGCTTTGACATTATCTTTTTCTGGGTTGCCAGAATGACCATGATGGCTGGGCATCTGACGGGACAAATGCCTTTCCAAACGGTTTACATCCACGGCTTGGTGCGGGATGAAAATAATAAGAAAATGTCCAAGACGTCTAACAATGGTATCGACCCGCTGCTGTTGATTGCAAAATATGGCACTGATGCTTTGCGCTATACCTTGATTAAAGAAGTGGCGGGGGCTGGACAAGATATCCGGTTAGAGTACGATCGCAAAAAGGATGAATCATCATCGGTAGAAGCGTCACGCAACTTTGCTAACAAGTTGTGGAATGCAGCCCGATTTGTGATGATGAATTTGGATGGACAGACGCCGCAACAATTAGGCAACCCAGTCGCTATAGAATTAAGCGATCGCTGGATTCTCTCGCGTTACCATCAAGTTATCAAACAAACTACTAATTACATCGATAACTACGGTTTAGGAGAAGCGGCAAAGGGATTATACGATTTTATTTGGGGTGATTTCTGCGATCAGTATATTGAACTGGTTAAATCCAGGCTGCAACAAGGCGCTGACCCTGCATCGCGGCAAGTAGCACAACAAACCCTCGCCTACGTGCTGGAAGGAATTTTGAAACTGCTTCACCCCTTGATGCCGCACATTACTGAAGAAATTTGGCAAACCCTCACCCAACAGCCAGCAGATTCTCAGCAAACTTTAGCTTTGCAACTCTATCCCCAGGCAGATGCAAATTTAATTGATTTAGCTGTAGAAGAACAGTTCGAATTGTTAATTGGAACAATCCGCACAATTCGGAATTTACGTGCTGAAGCTGATGTTAAGCCAGGGGTGAAAGTCACGGTAAATCTGCAAACTGCCAGCGAAAAAGAGCGGCAAATCCTCGCTGCTGGACAGGCTTACATTAAAGACCTGGCTAAGGTAGAGACTTTAACCATTACTGACGAACAAAAAAGCCAAACGATTACTGCTAAAAAACCTCAAAGAGGTTTGAAGACAATTGGCTTCATTCTTCTGGGAATTATCGTTCTTCGGGTGGGTTTAGCTGTAGGAGATGCAATTAATGATGTTCCCCTATTAGGAAATTTCTTTGAAGTGATTGGTTTTGGTTACACAACTTGGTTTGTTAGCCAAAATTTACTGACTACTCAGGCTAGACAAAAGTTATGGGCGAAGTTCTTCCAGCCGACTATTGATAAAGAATTATCGCAGATAGAATCTCCACAGCCGCAAGAATCAGAAAATGCGATCGCTGGTTTAATTGGTACAGTACAAGTACTAATTCCCCTTGCTGGTGTGGTAGATGTCGAAGCAGTCACTGCCAAAATTAAAAAACGTCTCAGCAAAGTAGAAACAGAAATTAATGCGCTACGTGCTAGATTAAGCAATCCTAAGTTTGTCGAGCAAG
This region of Nostoc sp. UHCC 0302 genomic DNA includes:
- a CDS encoding MFS transporter; translated protein: MKHQTTSPWTFIPTLYFASGIPYVIINTVSVIFYKKLGIDNAQIALWTSFLYLPWVIKMFWGPIVDIYSTKRKWILYTQFAMFGCLGLIAFCLQLPNFFFISLAALTVGAFISATYDIATDGFYLLALSPEQQAFFVGIRSLFYRMAVIFGSGILVVLAGQLEVSLNNIPLSWTIAISFSALILAITFIFHRLALPIPESDDQRQPEAIEKIPFWTIISSYFAQEKIVYILAFILLYRLGEAMLVKIASLFLLDKPEVGGLGLSTSEVGLVYGTFGVISLICGGILGGMFISKYGLKKCLFPMALALNLPDIFYVYMAYTKPSLTLVYPLVSLEQFGYGFGFTAFSVYLMYICQGEYKTSHFAISTGIMALGMMLPGLISGYLQKTLGYPLFFVLVCLLTIPGMIAIFFIPLQEKSKSPSL
- a CDS encoding GxxExxY protein, encoding METNRQDAKDAKRREPSQEVDRLAYSVIGAAIEVHRVLGPGFLEEVYKEALIIEFFRCGIPHVVEKSITVNYKGHEVGKGRLDFLVANCLILELKAVQNLAPVHEAQVLSYLKMTNYPLALLINFNVPLLKGGIKRIILS
- a CDS encoding FGGY-family carbohydrate kinase — translated: MDLYLGIDFGTSGARAMVIDDDGCIQAEARYSFEDSSAAVMPSIWQQALFMLVEQIPEGLRREIKAIAINGTSSTVLLVDATGEPVDTPLLYNDARGSVVLEQLRSVAPPNHTVLSSTSSLAKLLWMRQLPSFSKARYFLHQADWLAFLLHGNLGISDYHNALKLGYDVEQLKYPEWLEKMQIPIQLPKVLSPGTPIAELRPEVADKFHLRRDCVVCAGTTDSIAAFLASGAKSPGEAVTSLGSTLVLKLLSRTRVEDARYGIYSHRLGDLWLTGGASNTGGAVLKQFFTNDELESLSREIHPSKASELDYYPLLKAGDRFPINDPNLPPRLEPRPDNSVEFLHGLLESIARIEAQGYELLQKMGADKLTRVYTAGGGAANHTWAAIRARHLQVDVVASVYTEAAYGTALLAMQAI
- a CDS encoding N-acetylglucosamine kinase translates to MSYVLGIDGGGSKTVCVLMDDARQVLGRGEAGASNYQSIGIEATLQSIQSAIHATIDETRKITNTVKIEAIYLGLAGIGRAADIEVIKGLVEELQNSKVLPIIWDVKPSNIVICNDALVALVGGIGHDVGIVVAAGTGSIVFGRNHQGETKRVGGWGYILGDEGSAYKIAVAGMQAALKAYDGREKQTSLIKAFKQHLNLASIEDLIEVIYRQGWGVKQIAALAPIVDFAAASGDEVANNIIDDAVQELVKATSTVIDAIFSYDSVLEVVTTGSVWRGRSKMHERFQASIIKKFSSVQVIFPRYEPAYGAGLLALQKFK
- a CDS encoding tail fiber protein, producing MFGEGELSTIINNLRQELLQEIAELETEIAALTTKVNTVEVNLRDLVSNLNSLSQQIQGLNASKANINSPTFTGIPKAPQPLASSNDDQIATTAFVKSFALPIGVVLPYGGDNPPDDSFMLAIGQAVSRTTYPVLFSRFGTRYGVGDGSTTFNLPNLSYRVPIGSGQSSTKQYNLGETGGEEKHTQSVSEMPGHSHTATQAAHTHNVSAQPHYHNLNGYAYDNNAGEDGDGSGSAYGVPPGGERTQNANVVINEVSQAPAISVANSGGGQAMNVMQPYLVVNFIVKVK
- the psaM gene encoding photosystem I reaction center subunit XII, whose product is MAILDTLYLAQVTSISDTQVYIALVVALIPGVLAWRLATELYK
- a CDS encoding valine--tRNA ligase gives rise to the protein MTVTIANLPSLYDPFTTEAKWQKFWEENQIYKADPNKGGEPYCIVIPPPNVTGSLHMGHAFESALIDTLVRYHRMQGRNTLWLPGTDHASIAVHTTLEKQLKAEGKTRYELGREKFLERAWQWKAESEGTIVNQLRRLGVSADWSRERFTLDEGLSKAVLEAFVRLYEEGLIYRGEYLVNWCPATQSAVSDVEVEPKEVDGNLWHFRYPFTDGSGYVEVATTRPETMLGDTAVAVNPNDDRYKHLIGKTITLPIVHREIPIIGDEFVDPTFGTGCVKVTPAHDPNDFDMGKRHNLPLINIMNKDGTLNENAGEFQGQDRFVARKNVISRLEADGFLVKIEDYKHSVPYSDRGKVPIEPLLSTQWFVKIRPLADNTLEFLDQKNSPEFVPQRWTKVYRDWLVSLRDWCISRQLWWGHQIPAWYAVSETDGKITDNTPFVVAKSADEAWEKGKAQFGENVKLEQDPDVLDTWFSSGLWPFSTLGWPEQTQDLATYYPTTTLVTGFDIIFFWVARMTMMAGHLTGQMPFQTVYIHGLVRDENNKKMSKTSNNGIDPLLLIAKYGTDALRYTLIKEVAGAGQDIRLEYDRKKDESSSVEASRNFANKLWNAARFVMMNLDGQTPQQLGNPVAIELSDRWILSRYHQVIKQTTNYIDNYGLGEAAKGLYDFIWGDFCDQYIELVKSRLQQGADPASRQVAQQTLAYVLEGILKLLHPLMPHITEEIWQTLTQQPADSQQTLALQLYPQADANLIDLAVEEQFELLIGTIRTIRNLRAEADVKPGVKVTVNLQTASEKERQILAAGQAYIKDLAKVETLTITDEQKSQTITAKKPQRGLKTIGFILLGIIVLRVGLAVGDAINDVPLLGNFFEVIGFGYTTWFVSQNLLTTQARQKLWAKFFQPTIDKELSQIESPQPQESENAIAGLIGTVQVLIPLAGVVDVEAVTAKIKKRLSKVETEINALRARLSNPKFVEQAPADVVQAAREALAEAEKQAEILHERLRGLA